Proteins encoded in a region of the Calidithermus timidus DSM 17022 genome:
- a CDS encoding deoxynucleoside kinase has translation MYIAIAGNIGAGKSTLTSLLSRRYALRPVYEAVDENPYLADFYQDMGSWAFHSQVFFLAKRLKQHLSEINDAAYVVQDRTVFEDAHIFAQNLYLEGHLSERDWQTYMALYQGIAPALRKPDLLIYLEADLPTLQAHIARRGRAYEQSIPASYLEALNRLYAAWIASYDLSPVLVLPTQRLNFADDPAAQQEVFTLLESYGLALPFI, from the coding sequence ATGTATATCGCCATCGCCGGAAACATCGGAGCGGGGAAGTCCACCCTGACCTCGCTGCTCTCCCGCCGCTACGCCCTGCGCCCGGTCTACGAAGCCGTGGACGAGAACCCCTACCTGGCCGATTTCTACCAGGACATGGGAAGCTGGGCCTTCCACTCGCAGGTTTTCTTCCTAGCCAAGCGGCTAAAGCAACACCTGAGCGAGATCAACGACGCCGCCTACGTGGTGCAAGACCGCACCGTCTTCGAGGATGCCCACATCTTCGCCCAGAACCTCTACCTCGAGGGTCACCTCTCCGAGCGGGACTGGCAGACCTATATGGCCCTCTACCAGGGCATCGCCCCGGCCCTGCGCAAGCCCGACCTCCTGATCTACCTCGAGGCCGACCTCCCCACCCTGCAAGCCCACATCGCCCGCCGGGGCCGCGCCTACGAGCAGTCCATCCCCGCGAGCTACCTCGAGGCCCTCAACCGCCTCTACGCCGCCTGGATCGCCAGCTACGACCTCTCCCCCGTCCTGGTCCTGCCCACCCAGCGCCTCAACTTCGCCGACGACCCCGCCGCCCAGCAGGAAGTCTTCACCCTGCTCGAGAGCTACGGGCTGGCCCTGCCGTTCATATGA
- a CDS encoding deoxynucleoside kinase, translated as MYVAIEGVIGVGKTTLTHLLAKRLGVQALLEVVEENPFLPLFYQDPVRYGFKVQVFFLLSRYKQLLPLAQPELFSRGVVADYLFDKDAIFAAMNLCGDEWALYSDLYEHLSPRIPTPDLTIYLRAPLSVILERIRQRGRSFEAGMDPAYLERLAAAYEHHFTSYPHPLWVVEADQIDYANNPADQDWIVSQAQQRLGLTETRAGVPPRI; from the coding sequence ATGTATGTCGCGATCGAGGGGGTCATCGGGGTGGGCAAGACCACCCTCACCCACCTGCTGGCCAAGCGCCTGGGCGTGCAGGCCCTGCTCGAGGTGGTGGAGGAAAACCCCTTTCTTCCTCTCTTCTATCAAGACCCAGTGCGCTACGGCTTCAAGGTACAGGTTTTCTTCCTGCTCTCGCGCTACAAGCAATTGCTGCCCCTGGCCCAGCCCGAGCTCTTCAGCCGGGGCGTGGTCGCCGATTACCTCTTCGACAAGGACGCCATCTTCGCCGCCATGAACCTCTGCGGCGACGAGTGGGCGCTGTATTCCGACCTCTACGAGCACCTCTCCCCCCGCATCCCGACCCCCGACCTCACCATCTACCTGCGGGCTCCGCTGAGCGTGATCCTGGAACGCATTCGGCAACGGGGCCGCAGCTTCGAAGCCGGCATGGACCCGGCCTACCTCGAGCGCCTCGCCGCGGCCTACGAGCACCACTTCACCAGTTATCCCCACCCGCTGTGGGTGGTGGAGGCCGACCAAATCGACTACGCCAACAACCCCGCCGACCAGGATTGGATCGTAAGCCAGGCGCAGCAGCGCCTGGGGCTGACAGAAACTAGGGCCGGCGTGCCTCCTCGCATTTAG
- a CDS encoding trypsin-like peptidase domain-containing protein — protein sequence MMRSVVGLALILLLALALAQGPRLITPEEVARTTVIQRSLPAVVKVEGIPQESFGPGGNDPVGGSGFFYSPTRIVTNYHVIQGLKDLRVVLYDGQPYPAQVFAVDRGIDIAILSVQGVRAPATLSFGSSQNLPIGMGVVVIGSPFLQRHVVTYGILSKVGPVELVQEAPQTDIGTEVGEVLFTDARTEEGNSGGPMLNLQGQVIGVVSMVVGPPSGLAGIGLAIPGDLVRQSVQDLERFGRVQRGWLGASLVDLTDLDPILLRSVGLISSQGAMIDQIEPSSPARSAGLRGAERNPNGKLTSLGDVILAVGGKPVRNRAEVIQQIARFRVGDKVRLTVWRQGRRIEVTLTMVARP from the coding sequence ATGATGCGATCGGTCGTTGGACTAGCACTCATCCTGCTGCTGGCACTGGCGCTGGCCCAGGGTCCCCGGCTCATCACCCCTGAGGAAGTGGCCCGCACAACCGTGATCCAGCGCTCCCTGCCCGCGGTGGTCAAGGTCGAGGGCATCCCCCAGGAAAGCTTCGGCCCCGGAGGCAACGACCCGGTGGGGGGTTCGGGCTTCTTCTACAGCCCCACCCGCATCGTCACCAACTACCACGTCATCCAGGGCCTCAAGGACTTGCGGGTGGTCCTCTACGACGGGCAACCCTATCCCGCCCAGGTCTTCGCGGTGGATCGCGGCATCGACATCGCCATCCTCAGCGTGCAGGGGGTGCGGGCTCCGGCGACGCTCAGCTTTGGCAGCTCGCAAAACCTGCCCATCGGCATGGGTGTGGTGGTCATCGGTAGCCCCTTCTTGCAACGCCACGTGGTGACTTACGGCATCCTCTCCAAGGTGGGCCCGGTCGAACTGGTGCAGGAGGCACCCCAAACCGACATCGGTACCGAAGTGGGCGAGGTGCTCTTCACCGATGCCCGCACCGAGGAGGGCAACTCCGGCGGGCCCATGCTCAACCTCCAGGGACAGGTGATCGGGGTGGTGAGCATGGTGGTAGGGCCCCCCAGTGGGCTGGCTGGGATCGGCCTGGCCATTCCGGGCGACCTGGTGCGGCAGAGCGTGCAAGACCTCGAGCGCTTCGGGCGGGTGCAGCGAGGCTGGCTGGGAGCCAGCCTGGTCGACCTCACCGACCTCGACCCTATCCTGCTGCGCAGCGTGGGCCTCATCAGCAGCCAGGGCGCCATGATCGACCAGATCGAGCCCAGTTCTCCCGCCCGCAGCGCAGGTCTGCGCGGTGCCGAGCGCAACCCCAACGGCAAGCTCACCAGCCTGGGCGACGTGATCCTGGCGGTGGGCGGCAAGCCGGTGAGGAACCGGGCCGAGGTCATCCAGCAGATCGCACGCTTCCGCGTGGGAGACAAGGTGCGGCTGACCGTCTGGCGGCAGGGACGGCGCATCGAGGTGACGTTGACCATGGTGGCGAGGCCATAA
- a CDS encoding arginine--tRNA ligase, whose product MSPKPPLKAQLQQSVAQALSALGVNEIPEIIIQETPSDKEGDYGTPVAFSLARVLRKAPAQIAGDIAQKLQPPPFVRRAFAVGGYLNFELEPGYVVRSALEAVRPFPKQPGKVLVEHTAVNPNKELHVGHLRNVCLGDSVARILDFAGHEVEVLNYIDDTGRQAADSLFALRYFGLKYDGSQKYDHWVGEAYVRLHRELADEAKKALLEPQIAEVLHQLEEGKLREEVDKILRSQLQTMHRLGARYDVLVWESDIVHEGLLKKALEILEKSPYVFRPSEGKYAGALVIDASQIIPGLEDPYFVLVRSNGASTYYAKDIAFQMWKMGLLQGLKFDPYPGDYPAFHPGRPMYTSTPSGSVLEHVGATQTINVIDARQSHPQMIVRAGLEVAGRHDLAEGAYHLAYETVLLEGQQMSGRKGITVSVDEVLDEAVKRARAVIAEKNPDHPEPEAAAEAIGVGAVRFAMVKTEAKKQIDFRYDQALAFEGDTGPYLQYAHARASSILRKAEEQGLANEAPDFGQVTPYELELAKALLRFGETVGEAAKHKAPNLLAQYLLELGAVWNAYYNAKTPDGKSATPVLSAPQGLRGVRLELVRSLKRTLAQGLGLLGLQAPEVM is encoded by the coding sequence ATGTCGCCGAAGCCACCTCTCAAGGCCCAGCTCCAACAAAGCGTCGCCCAGGCTCTGAGCGCCCTGGGTGTGAACGAGATCCCCGAGATCATCATCCAGGAAACCCCCAGCGATAAGGAAGGCGATTACGGCACCCCCGTGGCCTTCAGCCTGGCGCGGGTATTGCGCAAGGCCCCGGCCCAGATCGCAGGCGATATCGCCCAGAAGCTGCAGCCGCCCCCCTTCGTCCGGCGCGCTTTCGCGGTGGGCGGCTACCTCAACTTCGAACTCGAGCCCGGCTACGTGGTGCGCTCGGCGCTCGAGGCCGTGCGCCCCTTCCCCAAGCAGCCGGGCAAGGTGCTCGTCGAGCACACCGCCGTCAACCCCAACAAGGAGCTGCACGTGGGCCACCTGCGCAACGTGTGCCTGGGCGACTCGGTGGCCCGCATCCTCGACTTCGCCGGGCACGAGGTGGAGGTGCTCAACTACATCGACGACACCGGGCGACAGGCCGCCGACTCGCTGTTCGCGCTGCGCTACTTTGGCCTGAAGTACGACGGCAGCCAGAAGTACGACCACTGGGTGGGCGAGGCCTATGTGCGGCTGCACAGGGAGCTGGCCGACGAGGCCAAGAAGGCCCTGCTCGAGCCGCAGATCGCCGAGGTGCTGCACCAGCTCGAGGAGGGCAAGCTGCGCGAGGAGGTGGACAAAATCCTGCGCAGCCAGCTACAGACCATGCACCGCCTGGGTGCCCGCTACGACGTGCTGGTGTGGGAGTCGGACATCGTGCACGAGGGGTTGTTGAAGAAAGCGTTGGAGATCCTCGAGAAGAGCCCCTATGTCTTCAGGCCCAGCGAGGGCAAGTACGCCGGCGCGCTGGTGATCGACGCCTCGCAGATCATCCCGGGGCTGGAAGACCCCTACTTCGTGCTGGTGCGCTCGAATGGGGCCAGCACCTACTACGCCAAGGACATCGCCTTCCAGATGTGGAAGATGGGCCTGTTACAGGGGCTCAAATTCGACCCCTACCCCGGCGACTACCCCGCCTTCCACCCAGGCCGCCCCATGTACACCAGCACCCCCTCGGGCTCGGTGCTCGAGCACGTCGGAGCCACGCAGACCATCAACGTCATCGACGCCCGGCAGTCACACCCGCAGATGATCGTGCGAGCGGGCCTCGAGGTGGCCGGAAGGCACGACCTGGCCGAGGGTGCTTACCACCTGGCCTACGAGACGGTGCTGCTGGAGGGACAGCAGATGTCCGGGCGCAAGGGCATCACCGTCAGCGTGGACGAGGTGCTCGATGAAGCCGTCAAGCGGGCCAGGGCGGTCATCGCCGAGAAAAACCCCGACCACCCCGAGCCCGAAGCGGCGGCTGAGGCCATAGGGGTGGGGGCGGTGCGCTTCGCCATGGTCAAGACCGAGGCCAAAAAGCAGATCGACTTCCGTTACGATCAGGCCCTGGCCTTCGAGGGCGACACCGGACCCTACCTGCAGTACGCCCACGCGCGGGCCTCATCCATCCTGCGCAAGGCCGAGGAGCAGGGACTTGCCAACGAAGCTCCCGACTTCGGCCAGGTCACGCCCTACGAGCTCGAGCTGGCCAAAGCCCTGCTTCGCTTTGGTGAAACCGTCGGGGAGGCCGCCAAGCACAAAGCGCCCAACCTGCTGGCGCAGTACCTGCTCGAGCTGGGTGCGGTCTGGAACGCCTACTACAACGCCAAAACCCCCGACGGCAAATCGGCGACCCCGGTACTTAGCGCCCCACAGGGCTTGCGCGGGGTGCGGCTCGAGTTGGTGCGTAGCCTCAAGCGCACCCTGGCCCAGGGGCTGGGGCTGTTGGGATTGCAGGCTCCCGAAGTAATGTAG
- a CDS encoding MFS transporter: MQKTRLAGVARYFGFSAYWFGFSFHWFLLLPLLMPADVLRFVGQEQQGTYLGWLAGTLALIPLLLPPFLGMWSDRLGRRLPFMVWGTSINVLGLAVMFFAPGYWVYAAGYVLVQLGNSLASAPYAALIPDLVPAHEKGAASGVMGFFQLSSQIAGGVAAFALGGSREGQYLAIILVLSACTFITLRSVREPQVRRDAEPLDLRVFFRPQYAGFRWVFLTRALVESGRFAVQPFLLFYLKDVIGQFRIGPITLPSAELALAALLVLLSLTAALTAITSGPYSDRVGKKPVIYFAGAVMATAALGFALTHNFAVAALAGLIFGLGYGAYVSVDWAMATSVLPDPSKHARDMGVWHVALVFPQLFQGLFGQILDAGNRASPGGGYPILFALAVTLFALGTLFISRVRGVR, encoded by the coding sequence ATGCAGAAAACCCGCTTGGCTGGCGTCGCGCGCTACTTTGGCTTCTCGGCCTATTGGTTCGGCTTCTCCTTTCACTGGTTCTTGCTGCTGCCCCTGTTGATGCCTGCCGACGTGTTGCGTTTCGTGGGGCAGGAGCAGCAGGGCACCTACCTGGGCTGGCTGGCCGGGACCTTGGCGCTGATTCCGCTGCTGTTGCCACCCTTTTTGGGCATGTGGTCGGACCGCCTGGGCAGGCGCCTGCCCTTCATGGTATGGGGTACGAGCATCAATGTGCTGGGCCTGGCGGTGATGTTCTTCGCGCCGGGCTATTGGGTGTATGCGGCGGGTTACGTGTTGGTGCAACTGGGCAACTCGCTGGCCTCGGCTCCCTACGCTGCGCTGATCCCCGACCTGGTGCCCGCTCACGAGAAGGGGGCAGCCAGTGGGGTGATGGGCTTTTTTCAGCTCTCGAGCCAGATCGCCGGAGGGGTGGCCGCCTTCGCCCTGGGGGGTAGTCGCGAAGGGCAGTACCTGGCGATCATCCTGGTGCTGTCCGCCTGCACCTTCATCACCCTGCGCAGCGTGCGGGAGCCCCAAGTCAGGCGCGATGCCGAGCCGCTGGACTTGCGGGTGTTCTTCCGTCCCCAGTACGCCGGGTTTCGCTGGGTTTTCCTCACCCGTGCCCTGGTGGAGTCGGGGCGCTTCGCGGTGCAGCCCTTCTTGCTGTTTTACCTAAAGGACGTGATCGGACAGTTCCGGATCGGCCCCATCACCCTTCCCTCCGCCGAGTTGGCCCTGGCGGCTTTGCTGGTGCTGCTCTCGCTCACGGCAGCCCTCACCGCCATCACCAGCGGGCCTTATTCCGACCGGGTCGGCAAGAAGCCGGTGATCTACTTCGCCGGGGCCGTGATGGCGACTGCCGCACTGGGCTTCGCCCTGACCCATAACTTTGCCGTGGCGGCGCTGGCGGGCCTGATCTTTGGCCTGGGCTACGGGGCTTACGTCAGCGTGGACTGGGCCATGGCCACCTCGGTGCTGCCCGACCCTTCCAAACACGCGCGGGACATGGGCGTATGGCACGTGGCGCTGGTGTTCCCGCAGCTGTTTCAGGGCCTGTTCGGCCAGATCCTCGACGCGGGCAACCGGGCCAGCCCTGGTGGGGGTTACCCCATTCTCTTTGCCCTTGCCGTGACCCTCTTTGCGCTGGGAACGCTGTTCATCTCGAGGGTCCGGGGCGTGCGCTGA